The genomic interval GTCCTTTATAATAGAACCCTAATTAAGAGGTCTCTTCTTGATATTTTATCTGTCTAATTTCGTGCATATTTTTGTCTATCATCTCCATTATCTTTTTTGATGACCTTGAAGAGTCTTCTGCAAGCTTTCTAACCTCTTTGGCGACCACTGCAAAAGTTCTGCCAGCCTCACCTGCTCGAGCCGCTTCAATGCTAGCGTTCAAAGAAAGTATGTTTGTTCTGCCAGCAATACTTTCTACAACCTTTACGGCCTCTCCAACCTGCTCTTGGGTTTTAATTATGTGTTCAAGCTGCTCAGCAAAGTAATTATCAATAATTAACTGGATGTCAAGTATTATTCTCTTAACAAATGCGCTAAAAGATTTTACGAATTCAGCCTCATCTTTCTCTACTTCATGAACAATAGATGAAATCTCCTCAAAATAAAGCCTGTAAGCTCCCAGATACCATGAGGGATAAAGACCTATAAGCTGGTGCCTCTTGCCTACGAAAAGCCTTCTTTGAAAATACTCTTCGTCTATTGTAGGACTTGTAAGAGATACAAAATAGTCCCTCATAGTCTTGCCAAGCCTTTCTACTGTAGAGTTTTTATCAATTATTTCCTTTAAATTTGAAAAATTAGCTATGTGATCGTAGAATTTCTTGACGAAACCATCCGCCCTTTTTTCAAAATAGGGTCTAAACTTTGCCATTCTCTGTAAATCTTCAACAGAGAGCCCTAAATAACGAAATCTTTGCTGATATTTAGAATCATTAGTTAAATTTTCTTCCATCCTACACCACCTTCAATTTTTTATTTCTATAATTATATATCAATATTAGTTAATTTTTAATATCCATTTTTTGTGTTAGAATTTTAAAGTTAAGTTGAAGATAAATTTTGTCACTAACAATTTAACAGGCTATCTCTTTACAATAGGGGCCGCATCGCTTTGGGGTTTTGGCGGTTGTGTAGCAAAGTTTGCATTTAATAGTGCTATCGACCCCCTGTTATTCGTAAAAATAAGGCTTGCAATGTCTTTTATTTTGCTTTTTGTATATCTCTCTATATTTAATAAAAAACATATATTTATAGCCAAAACTGACATACTTTATTTTTCAATCTTAGGCATATTTGGTATGACCACAATGCAACTATTTTATCTGTTTGCCATAAAATATACAAACGTATCAACCGCTGTGTTTTTACAATACACGTCGCCTATCTTAATGGCTTTGTATTTATATTTTTTTGAAAGCGCTCCCATTTCAGTATCGAAGATGCTCGCAATAGCTCTCTCTCTAATCGGGGGCTCATGCTTTGTAATTAGTATGGCAGAAACGTCTTTAAACTTTCAAGGTCTTTTTTATGGAATTTTTGCTGCATTAGGAATGGCATTTATAAGCGTATACGGTAGAAAATCCCTGAAAAGCTATAGCCCATTAACTCTTATACTTTATTCTACAGGGTTTGCAGCAATATTTATTAATATCGTTACACCTTTGAATTTGGCAATTTTTTCTTTGCCAACCTCGACATGGCTTATTTTACTTTATTTTTCTATATTTTCCACATTAATACCGTATTTTTTATACTTTAAGGGGGTCTCAATAATATCGCCTACAAATGCAGGCATTACAGCCTGTTTAGAGCCATTTATAGCCTCTATCGTCGCTTTTTTCTGGCTTAGAGAAGGCCTTTCTATTCTTCAAATTGTTGGAGGAATATTAATCGTATCGGGCGTCGTAATTTTACAAAAATTTGATAATTTAGTATGAACTTAATATTCGGCCCAGCCGGCAATGAAGAGCTTTTCTACAATTCCGGGTTTAAATCAACTGTTGACTCTGCAAAGTATATTACTAAAATGGGACTATTTGCGTTCGAATATCCATTTACACATGGGATAAGATTAAGCGATGAAACTGCGATGAAAATAGGTGAATCCTTTTCGAAAGAGAGGGTTAGGCTCAGCATTCATGCACCATATTATATAAATATAACAAGCCCTAATCCAGAAATATTGGAAAGATCTGAAAAATATCTCATAAGAAGCCTACAAATGGGGAAGTTGATGAATGCTGACAGGATAATATTCCATCCTGGAAGTTCAAAAAAAGAAGATAGAAAAGTATTATTAGATAGATCTATAGCTTTCTTAGAAAATTTTATCTATAACAACATAAATATAATAAACGGCATTAAGCTCTGTCCAGAAACTCACGGCAAAAAAGTCAGCATAGGAGACATTGATGAAATATTAAAGATGTGCAAAGTGTACCCAGATATCTTCCTACCGACTATAGATTTCGCACATATATATGCTGTAAATGGGGGACAGTTAAATAATGAAGACGATTTTACCAGAATTTTTGAAAAATTGCCTCATGAAAAATTGCACATTCATTTTAGTCAGATTGAGTTCAGCGATATGGGGGAGATAAGACACAGATCTCTAAACTCTGGCTTTGGACCTCCAATTGATGCCTTTTTATCGAGTCTTATCACAAATCATATAAAAGCAAGGGTGATAGTAGAAACGCCTGGCACTCAATCAAAAGATGCTAAAATACTGTTAGATAGATATTTAGAGCTGGAGGGAAAAAATGGTAAATCCTTATGATAAGGCACACGAGCTTGCAAAATCAATTAAAGACTCAGATGAGTATATCGATCTAATAAAATCAACTGAGCTAGTAAAAAAAGATGACGGTTTATACAAAATGGTAAAGAATCTATTTACGCTAAGAACTCAGATAGAAATAGATGCGCTCTCAGGCAAAGAAGAAAATAAAGACAAAAAAGCAGATCTCAAGAGACTCCACGATCTGGTGTCAGCAATTCCAGAAGGAAGAAGACTCATAGAATCACACTATAGGTTTCAGGTATTAATGGGCGACATATATAAGATAATCGGAGAAGGTATAAATGAAGGAATGGAATTTTTCAACTTTCTCCAAGAAAAAGATTAGTCCCAGATCTTTAACCCAAAGGGATTATATCTAACCCCATAATCAAAAATATCAATTCCTTCTGATCTTTTGATTAGATTTACGATCTTGTATGTAATTGGAGTAGCGAATATCTCATAGGTAACTTTTATAACATATTCGACAAAAATCATGCCAAGAATTGCTTCAAATGGGATGATATTAAGAAAGGCTATTATCATAAATAAGAATGTATCTATAAACTGCCCTGTCATTGTAGAGCCTATAGTCCTAATCCAAAGGTACCTTCCACCCGTAATCTTTTTCATTGCAGATAAGGAAACAGAATTGACAAACTCACCTACAAAATAGGCTACCATTGAAGCAAGAACCAACCTAGGAGTCATTCCAAGAACAATTTCATAAGAAGCCTGATCTTTGAAAAAATCAGGATGCGGTAATTTTACAACAAGAGAAAAAAAAGATATCATCAAAAAATTGCAAAAAAAACCCATCCATATAATTAGTCTTGAACCCTTGAATCCATAAACCTCAGTCAAAATATCGCTAAAAACATAAGTTAAGGGAAACAACAAGATTGCAGCAGTAAAATTCAGACCGCAAAAACTAACAATCTTGCCAGCGCTAATGTTCGATATCATCAAAGAGGCCACAAACAAACACCCAATAATAACGTAAATTTGACTAAGCCCTCTCACTGGCCCTCCAAATATTTATAATCTATAAAAAGCTTTATTAAAAGAGCTTGTCAAACGGCCTTCTTTCGGGTACAGTCACCCTCTTATCTGGATTCTGATTCCACTCGTGACTTACGTACAGACCACAGTAGCAAGATCCATATTCCTCTACATCTTTGTCCTTATAAGCACAAGGGCATATTATATCTCTATCTTTTTGTTTATCGCCTGAATTCAACCTACAAGGGCAGCCTCTATAACCATTTCTTTGTTCGTTTTCAAGTATGCCCTTAATTATTGACATGGTGTGATCGAGATCGTTGTTTAATTCCTGACCTCTTGAATGAGCAAATTTTGTCAATATTTCAAAAAGTTTTTCAGGGGTTGGTGGAGTCATATCGTCACCTTCTTAAATTTTAAATTATTTAAAACCGGAAAAAAAGTTAGATGGTTGAGGCATAAAAGCTAATTTTTTTATTCTTGTTTCATTAAAACCGATTATAATGTCTTTGTTTTTTAATATTACAGGAAAAACTGGATTAACTTTTGGTTTGCATTTGTCAGCAAGCTGTCCTACAGTTTCAAGAATTGTATTCTGTTCATCCTTTGGCAAAAGGTCTACGTCTACGGCCTCAAAAGTTACACCAAATTCCCTTAGAAGGGATTTAGCCTTTTTGCAATACGGGCAGGTACTTAAAGCATAGACCTTTATATCTGCCATTATATCCTCCTGTGACAACCAAGCTCATTATAAATAGCAAATGAATAACAATTAATTAATTAATTGAAAACACCATATTTAAATTTAAACTTTAAACTTATAAACGTTAAATTCTTAAAGGTTGGTAAGGTGTGGAATAAACACCATCTCTCTTATCTTTGATTCGTTAAAGCCTACAATAATATGATCGTCTTTTACAATAGTAGGAAATCCTGGGTTAACCTTAGGCTTACATTTGTCAGCAAGCTGTTTGACAGTTTCAAGAATTGTATTCTGTTCATCCTTTGGCAAAAGGTCTACGTCTACGGCCTCAAAATCGGCGCCAAGATCCTTCAGAAGAGCTTTAGCCTTTTTACAATATGGACAGGTACTTAAAGCATAGACCTTTATATTAGCCATTGTAACCTCCTAATTTAAGCTGAATTTTTTTCTATTTCTCTTAGAAGTTTATATATAACTTTAAAAGTTAGAGCCCTTGATGTTCTTGCAATAGCATGAGATAGATCTTCTGCTGAATACACATCACAATCTTGTAGGTATGACGAATCACCTACACTAAAGTTGTTCTCTTCCATAAAAATTTTTGGGTCAAATGCCAACATTCCATCCTGTTCCCCGTAGTAAATTTTCAAAAGAGAAGAAAGCAGTTCAGTAGCAGAAATATAACTTCCTATTTGACTCGATGAATCTACAGTCTGATAAAACACTACGGTTCACCTCCTTAAATTTTAAAACTCATGCATATTCCATAATTATAACAAAAATTATAATTAAATTACTCAAGAACTAAATTAATCTGATAATTCCTCTTCGTTTTCTCCGAAGATTGACAGATAGAGCTTTACAATGTCTTTATCGATCTCAAGTTCTAGTGCTGAAAGCTCCTCGTCTAACTTTGCAAGCTCTTTTTTTGCATCATCCTTCAAGATATCTATCTTATCGTCGTAATTCATTTATATTTACAAACCTCGGTTCAGAATACTTTATAAGCATTATATTATATTTTCGTTATTTGTGGTATATAATAAATTATAAGGAATAACAAAAATTCTTCAGGAGGGGCAAGATGAGAATTCTTGTTTGCGTTGATGGCTCAAAAGACTCTCAAGAGGCCTTTGCATGGTCTAAAAGACTCTCTCAATGCTCTGCAGAAAATGAGATTTTACTTTTATATGTTTTTCACATGCCCAGCTCTATGGAAGTGGTACCGCTAAGCGATATCGAATTGGCCTCGATAGCGAATAATAGTGCTGAATCAATATTTTCTGAGCTCTTAACTCAAGAGGTTCCAAATACCAAAATCGTTAAAATCATTAAAATAGGCGATCCTGCCCAGACAATTCTCGATATAGCAGACGAACACAGTGTAGATTTTATATGCATGGGCTCAAGGGGATTGTCTGGCATAAAAAAATTGCTGATCGGTTCAGTCTCAGATAAAGTTTTGACATATTCGTCAAGACCAGTATTTTTGACAAAGCTCCCAAGAAAGACAAATATTTTAGAAGAGGTGGTAGAGCTTCCATGAAAACAATCTATGTTGAAAATTTTGGAGGTCCTGAGGTATTAACTATAAAAGACTTAGATCTGCCAAAGATAAAAGACGACGAAATACTTATAAAAACTATGGCCATTGGAGTAAACCCTGTCGACACCTACATCAGATCTGGTTGGTATTCAGGCTCAAAAATTCCTTATGTCCCAGGCTTTGACGCCTCAGGAATAGTCGTTGAAAAAGGCTCTAAGATAAACGATTTTGAAATAGAGGATCGAGTATACTGCTTCAAAAGCGTTTCGGGAGCCTACGCAGAAAAGATCATAGTTAAACAGGGGCAGCTATACAAACTTCCAGACAACCTTAGTTTCGAAGAGGGAGCAGCTATTGGCACGCCATATGGAGCAGCATATAGAGCCCTTTTTCATAAGGGGCATGCAAAAAACGGTCAAAGAGTGCTAATACATGGAGGAAGCGGCAACGTTGGCCTTGCTGCAATAAAGCTTGCAAAATCATTAAATATGTCTGTAGTTGCAACTGCAGGCTCTGAAGAGGGAGGAAGACTTTGTAAAGAAGCCGGCGCCGATCTTGTAGTCGGTCATAATATAGAAGATTTTAAGGAAGAAGTGCTTAAACTTGCAAGGGATGGATTCGACATAATAATAGAAATGTCAGCTCACAACAACCTAAAAACTGATCTTGAATTTATGGCTATGTA from Thermodesulfobium sp. 4217-1 carries:
- a CDS encoding universal stress protein, encoding MRILVCVDGSKDSQEAFAWSKRLSQCSAENEILLLYVFHMPSSMEVVPLSDIELASIANNSAESIFSELLTQEVPNTKIVKIIKIGDPAQTILDIADEHSVDFICMGSRGLSGIKKLLIGSVSDKVLTYSSRPVFLTKLPRKTNILEEVVELP
- a CDS encoding ferredoxin-thioredoxin reductase catalytic domain-containing protein, which codes for MTPPTPEKLFEILTKFAHSRGQELNNDLDHTMSIIKGILENEQRNGYRGCPCRLNSGDKQKDRDIICPCAYKDKDVEEYGSCYCGLYVSHEWNQNPDKRVTVPERRPFDKLF
- a CDS encoding glutaredoxin family protein codes for the protein MADIKVYALSTCPYCKKAKSLLREFGVTFEAVDVDLLPKDEQNTILETVGQLADKCKPKVNPVFPVILKNKDIIIGFNETRIKKLAFMPQPSNFFSGFK
- a CDS encoding TIM barrel protein, whose product is MNLIFGPAGNEELFYNSGFKSTVDSAKYITKMGLFAFEYPFTHGIRLSDETAMKIGESFSKERVRLSIHAPYYINITSPNPEILERSEKYLIRSLQMGKLMNADRIIFHPGSSKKEDRKVLLDRSIAFLENFIYNNINIINGIKLCPETHGKKVSIGDIDEILKMCKVYPDIFLPTIDFAHIYAVNGGQLNNEDDFTRIFEKLPHEKLHIHFSQIEFSDMGEIRHRSLNSGFGPPIDAFLSSLITNHIKARVIVETPGTQSKDAKILLDRYLELEGKNGKSL
- a CDS encoding EamA family transporter, which codes for MKINFVTNNLTGYLFTIGAASLWGFGGCVAKFAFNSAIDPLLFVKIRLAMSFILLFVYLSIFNKKHIFIAKTDILYFSILGIFGMTTMQLFYLFAIKYTNVSTAVFLQYTSPILMALYLYFFESAPISVSKMLAIALSLIGGSCFVISMAETSLNFQGLFYGIFAALGMAFISVYGRKSLKSYSPLTLILYSTGFAAIFINIVTPLNLAIFSLPTSTWLILLYFSIFSTLIPYFLYFKGVSIISPTNAGITACLEPFIASIVAFFWLREGLSILQIVGGILIVSGVVILQKFDNLV
- a CDS encoding glutaredoxin family protein is translated as MANIKVYALSTCPYCKKAKALLKDLGADFEAVDVDLLPKDEQNTILETVKQLADKCKPKVNPGFPTIVKDDHIIVGFNESKIREMVFIPHLTNL
- a CDS encoding NADPH:quinone reductase, whose translation is MKTIYVENFGGPEVLTIKDLDLPKIKDDEILIKTMAIGVNPVDTYIRSGWYSGSKIPYVPGFDASGIVVEKGSKINDFEIEDRVYCFKSVSGAYAEKIIVKQGQLYKLPDNLSFEEGAAIGTPYGAAYRALFHKGHAKNGQRVLIHGGSGNVGLAAIKLAKSLNMSVVATAGSEEGGRLCKEAGADLVVGHNIEDFKEEVLKLARDGFDIIIEMSAHNNLKTDLEFMAMYSAIVVVGSKGEVQINPRNLMSKDARIMGFVLFNAKSDELLDIHSNLFKLFSSKKVLPPVIGKTFNLRDAKEAHALVERGSYGKVILKPDS
- a CDS encoding YlbF family regulator; its protein translation is MVNPYDKAHELAKSIKDSDEYIDLIKSTELVKKDDGLYKMVKNLFTLRTQIEIDALSGKEENKDKKADLKRLHDLVSAIPEGRRLIESHYRFQVLMGDIYKIIGEGINEGMEFFNFLQEKD
- a CDS encoding queuosine precursor transporter codes for the protein MRGLSQIYVIIGCLFVASLMISNISAGKIVSFCGLNFTAAILLFPLTYVFSDILTEVYGFKGSRLIIWMGFFCNFLMISFFSLVVKLPHPDFFKDQASYEIVLGMTPRLVLASMVAYFVGEFVNSVSLSAMKKITGGRYLWIRTIGSTMTGQFIDTFLFMIIAFLNIIPFEAILGMIFVEYVIKVTYEIFATPITYKIVNLIKRSEGIDIFDYGVRYNPFGLKIWD
- a CDS encoding globin-coupled sensor protein, encoding MEENLTNDSKYQQRFRYLGLSVEDLQRMAKFRPYFEKRADGFVKKFYDHIANFSNLKEIIDKNSTVERLGKTMRDYFVSLTSPTIDEEYFQRRLFVGKRHQLIGLYPSWYLGAYRLYFEEISSIVHEVEKDEAEFVKSFSAFVKRIILDIQLIIDNYFAEQLEHIIKTQEQVGEAVKVVESIAGRTNILSLNASIEAARAGEAGRTFAVVAKEVRKLAEDSSRSSKKIMEMIDKNMHEIRQIKYQEETS